CTGTATAATCTTCACTGTAAAACGTGAACATCATCCATTCATGAGCTACCTCTTCACCGTCTTTCATAATGAAGGTAAATACACTACGAAGCTGTGGATCTTTAAGTGTTAACCCTGTTTCTTCTCTGTATTCCCGTGCTGCTGTTTCTTTTATATGCTCTCCCTGCTCCATCTTCCCACCAGGTACGACATACCAGCCCCTGCGCGGTTTCTTGAGCATCAATACTTCATCGTTTTTCCGTAAAACTGTATTCGTAACTCGCTGCACATTATTCACCTCATTTAAAAAATGCGAGAGGCATTCTTCTTTTATTATACTATGATTTATTAGGTTAGAAAAGCGCAGGCGACTGTTCAGCCCCGTACGCATAAGTAAGCTGACGGAAGTTCGCGTAGCGAACTGTAGGCAGATTGCTTATGACGCTAGGGGCTAGGAGCCAGAGCTAGACATGAAAAGCGCAGGCGGGGAAGGTTAGGGCCGTACGGATAAGCAAGATACTGTAAGTTCGCGTAGCGAACTGAAAGTAGATTGCTTATCGCGCTAGGCCCTCCCCGCCAGAGCTAGACACCAAAACCGCCGACCGCTTATCTCATTAGACAAAAAAAGGGGCACAGGCATTATGCCTGTGCCAAATATATTTATTAAAAGGGGGTCAATTAGTTAATTATATTGTACCCCATAATTGTTTCATGCGTGTTACAGCAGAATTAAAATGCTATTACGTTTCATTACGTACAGTAACAAGCATCTTTACAATTGCATAAACCCTTACATGAAACGCTTATGCTTCGCCAATTTCCTCTAACAGATTCTCGATATAGTGCTGAGCTGACTGAGCCGCAATACTACCGTCCCCTGTAGCGGTTACGATTTGGCGAAGTTCCTTTTCACGGATATCTCCGGCAGCGAAGATTCCTGGCACTTTTGTTTCCATTTTTTCATTTGTTTCGATATAGCCATTTTCGTTTGTGATGCCGATCGATTCAAATGGTTTGCTTAAAGGAATCATTCCGATATAAATGAATACACCATCAATTGGTTTATCGTACTCTTCGCCTGTCTTGTTATTCACAAGAGAAACGCTTCCTACTTTCCCATTTTGGTCGTTGATTTTAGTCACTTCTGTGTCCCAAATGAAGTCAATCTTGTCATTGTCAAAGGCACGTTGCTGCAGGATTTGCTGAGCACGTAGTGAATCACGACGGTGAACGATGGTTACTTTGCTTGCGAAGCGAGTTAAATAAACCCCTTCTTCAACCGCAGAGTCACCGCCACCCACAACGACTAATTCTTTATTCTTAAAGAACGCACCATCACATACAGCACAATAGGAAACTCCACGTCCACCAAGCTCTGATTCGCCAGGGACACCTAAAGCTTTGTATTGAGCACCTGTTCCGATGATGATCGAACGAGCTTTGTACTCTTTGTTACCGGCTCTCACCGTTTTATATTCTTTTCCATCGATGATTTCTTTAATATCACCGTAGGCATATTCCGCTCCAAATTTCTTAGCGTGATCAAACATTTTATTTGAAAGATCCGGACCTAAAATGTGCTCATACCCTGGGTAGTTCTCTACTTCTTCGGTATTAGCCATTTGTCCGCCTGGAATTCCGCGTTCAATCATAAGTGTGTTTAAGTTTGCACGAGAAGTGTAAACAGCTGCTGTCATACCTGCCGGGCCAGCACCTGCGATGATTACATCGTAGATCGTTTCTTCGCTCACTTCGCTCAACCCCTTTTCATTTCTCTTTTGCTGTAATCTCATGGTATAAAAACTCTTTAACTTCGTCTATCGATATGCTCATGAGGGTATTTTTTTACCCTTCTTGCCACGGTCCGCCTTGTTCTGCTAGATTTGGGTGCCTTGTGCATCCTTCTTCCCATAGGCTTAACGCCTTAGAAGGTTCTCCGGTGTGGTAGGCTGCAATACTAAACCATTTATAATAAGATAAGTGGCCTTTCAGCTTTCCTTTTTCTAACCGACAAAAACGATCATAAGCAGCTTCATATTCCCCTACCTGGGTTAAAGTGGCCGCTACACGAAGTTTTTGTTGTTCACCAATAGGATACACATTTCGAAGTTTTTGTATGTGTGCCTGACTTTCTTCTATTCTGCCCTGCTGGTAATAGAACACAGCCAGGTTACACATGGAGTGAAGGGATAACGGTTCACGCTCGTGCCGCTCTTCCTCTAGCTCTATTGCTTCTTGCTCGTCACCCGCGAAAAAGAGACATACGGCATAATCATGTTTAGCCGAAACGAAATCAGGGAATAAGCGAATCATATCTTCTAAAACCGGCAAAGCTTCTTTCCATTGCTGACGCTCCATATAATAGAAAGCTGATTCTTGATGCATCATGAGTTCATCTTCTTCTTCAAATGCCCAATCGTCGTCTTCGTCCTCTTCTTCCTCTATATCCAAAACAGAGATTAATTGCTCTGCTTCTTCTTTAAAATCGCCTTCAGGCGCTTTATTTAAATATTCTTTCGCATATTTCTTCGCATCCTGAAACAATCCTAAATGAGCATAATTATTCGAAATAAGGTAATAACAATCGACATATTCATGTCCGAAATCTGCTAATACGTTCATTAAAATCTGATTAGCTGTATGATATTCCCCTGTCTCTGTATGCACAACAGAAAGCTGACACTGATATACAGGCTGTTTCGGAGAAAGCTCGACTGCTCGACGCAACCACTTAGAAGCCTTTCCAAATTCTCGCTTTCTGAATGCACGAACACCTTTAGTGAAATAAAATTCCCCTTCAGGTGTAAACGGGATTATATTATCAACTACAGCTTCTCCAGTATTGTTGTTTGAAGTATGCATGTAGGTCCTCCTATCTTCGAACCGTAACATTCCTTTAGCAGTATACCATATTTGTAAAGGGGATTATAGGAGGGATTCCGTTTTTATCCATGCCCTTTACTTTTTACGATTTCTTCCTTCTAAGGCTCCAAGAACATCATCGAATGGAACACCTCGTTCAGTCAGAAGCATCAGCGTGTGGAATAACAGATCTGCCGTTTCCCATGTTAACTCTTCAGGATCATTGTTTTTGGCCGCGATGATCACTTCTCCAGCTTCTTCGCCAACTTTTTTCAGAATACGGTCTACACCCTCCTGAAACAGCTGAGAAGTATAAGAACCCTCCGGCAACGTTGCTAAACGCTCTGCCAACGTACTCTGTAGATCATCTAAAATTTGATAACGATTGCTCTTCGCAACCGACTCGTTTCCATATACCGTCTCGTGGAAACAGGAGTAATCCCCTTTATGACAAGCCGGCCCTTCCGGAATGACCTGAAGCAAAACGGCGTCCTGATCACAGTCATATTTCATTGATTGGATAGACTGAGTATTCCCGGATGTAGCTCCTTTATGCCATAACTCCTGACGAGAACGGCTGTATAAGTGTGTTTCTCCAGTCACTACCGATTTTCGAACTGCCTCTTCATTCATATAAGCAAGAGTCAGAACTTCTTTACTACGTGCATCTTGTATAATCGCTGGTACTAGCCCTTTTTCATCAAATTGGATCGCCTCTACATTCATCGTACATGCACCCCATTTTCTCTAAGTTCTTCTTTTACCTTTTGAACAGATGTTTCTTTGTAGTGGAAGATCGAAGCAGCTAAAGCAGCATCCGCATCTACTTCATTAAATACATCAACGAAATGCTCCGCGTTGCCTGCACCACCTGAAGCGATAACCGGGACATCGACCACTTGCTGCACGGCCTTAAGGAGCCCTAAGTCAAATCCAGTTTTCTCGCCGTCTTGATCCATACTTGTTAATAGTATTTCTCCGGCCCCACGTTCGACGACGTGCTTAGCCCAATCGCACACTTCCCATTCCGTGGCATTTCTACCACCGTGCGTATAGACGCGCCAAGAGCCGATGGATTCATCGAAGCGAGCATCTATGGCCACAACAATACATTGCGCTCCGAAGAAATTTGATCCTTCTGTTATAAGTTCAGGCTTACGGACCGCTGCAGAATTTAAGGAAACTTTATCCGCCCCAGCTCTCAAGATAGCCCGCATATCCTCAAGCGAACCAATTCCGCCGCCGACAGTGAAAGGGATCGCGAGTGTTCCTGCTACTTCTCTAACGACTTCAATCATGGTTTTACGTCCTTCATGTGAAGCTGAAATATCTAGAAATACAAGCTCATCAGCGCCCTGCTCATCATAGACCGTAGCCAGTTCGACCGGATCGCCTGCATCACGGATCTGGACAAATTGAATTCCTTTTACCACACGCCCGTCTTTTACATCTAAACATGGGATAATCCTTTTTGTGAGCACTACGAATTCACCTCATCTAAGGCTTGTCGCAGGGGAAGTTCTTTTGTATAAATGGCTTTGCCTACGATCGCACCGCCAACATTTTGATTCTCATATCTCTTTAGTTCCACAAGATCAGCAATGTTCCTGACACCACCTGAAGCGATGACTTCTTTCCCCGTTTGCTTCGCTAAATCAACGATTTGATCTGTACTAGGACCACTCATCATACCATCCTTAGAGATATCCGTATAAATGAACGTTTCCACTCCTGCTTCTGCAAAGTACTGGCCAACTTCAACGGCTGTTCGATCCGATTTTGTAAGCCAGCCATCAGTTGCCACATACCCATCTCGAGCATCTAAGCCAATCGCAATTTTGCTTCCATACTCAGCGACTAGCTCTTTTGTTAATTCAGGATTAGAAATCGCCAAACTCCCGATAATAACCCGATCCACACCTCGATCTAAGTAATAGGCAGCATCCTCTTTATTCCGGATGCCTCCTCCCATCTGCACCTTTACAGATAGCTCGTTTACAACGCTCAGAATATGGTCAGCATTAATTCGCTTGCCTTCTTTGGCACCATCTAAATCAACCATATGGATCCACTCAGCGCCCTGGTCTTTAAAACCTTTTGCTACTTCAAATGGAGAGTCACCATAGATGGTCTCTTTATCGAAATCTCCTTGTTCTAACCGTACACATTTTCCGTTTTTCATATCAATTGCTGGATAGATTGTAAATGAACTCATGATTCGTCTCCTCTCTCTTGGACAAGGTTACAGAAGTTACGTAAGATCGTCATTCCCGTTTTGCCACTCTTCTCCGGGTGGAACTGGGCCCCAAACACATTCGCTCGTCCTACAACGGCAGGGACCTCTGTTTCGTATCTGGCACTTGCAATGATGTCTTCCTGTTGCTTAGCTTGAGCATAATAGGAATGTACAAAGTATACATAACCATCTTCGATTGAGTCGAGAAGGGGGGATTTCGGTTGGTGCTGGTCCAGGTGATTCCAACCCATATGAGGAACCTTGAAACGATTCCCGTCAGCATCTTTACCGGTGAAGCGAACAATACTGCCTGGCAGCAACCCTAAACCTTCTGTAAAGCCGCCTTCTTCACTTTCATCAAACAGAAGCTGCATACCTAAACAGATGCCTAGTAACGGCTTCCCGTTTCCTACTTTAGATAGAATAAATTCTTTCATCCCTGTTTCTTCAAGGGACTTCATCGCATCAGGGAATGCGCCTACACCAGGAAGGATCAACCCTTCACATTGAGCTAACTGCTCCGGGTCGTCTGTTAGAACATACGGAACGTCTAAACGTT
The nucleotide sequence above comes from Pontibacillus chungwhensis. Encoded proteins:
- the hisF gene encoding imidazole glycerol phosphate synthase subunit HisF codes for the protein MLTKRIIPCLDVKDGRVVKGIQFVQIRDAGDPVELATVYDEQGADELVFLDISASHEGRKTMIEVVREVAGTLAIPFTVGGGIGSLEDMRAILRAGADKVSLNSAAVRKPELITEGSNFFGAQCIVVAIDARFDESIGSWRVYTHGGRNATEWEVCDWAKHVVERGAGEILLTSMDQDGEKTGFDLGLLKAVQQVVDVPVIASGGAGNAEHFVDVFNEVDADAALAASIFHYKETSVQKVKEELRENGVHVR
- the hisH gene encoding imidazole glycerol phosphate synthase subunit HisH, giving the protein MIGIIDYGMGNLFSVSKALERLDVPYVLTDDPEQLAQCEGLILPGVGAFPDAMKSLEETGMKEFILSKVGNGKPLLGICLGMQLLFDESEEGGFTEGLGLLPGSIVRFTGKDADGNRFKVPHMGWNHLDQHQPKSPLLDSIEDGYVYFVHSYYAQAKQQEDIIASARYETEVPAVVGRANVFGAQFHPEKSGKTGMTILRNFCNLVQERGDES
- the hisIE gene encoding bifunctional phosphoribosyl-AMP cyclohydrolase/phosphoribosyl-ATP diphosphatase HisIE: MNVEAIQFDEKGLVPAIIQDARSKEVLTLAYMNEEAVRKSVVTGETHLYSRSRQELWHKGATSGNTQSIQSMKYDCDQDAVLLQVIPEGPACHKGDYSCFHETVYGNESVAKSNRYQILDDLQSTLAERLATLPEGSYTSQLFQEGVDRILKKVGEEAGEVIIAAKNNDPEELTWETADLLFHTLMLLTERGVPFDDVLGALEGRNRKK
- a CDS encoding tetratricopeptide repeat protein yields the protein MHTSNNNTGEAVVDNIIPFTPEGEFYFTKGVRAFRKREFGKASKWLRRAVELSPKQPVYQCQLSVVHTETGEYHTANQILMNVLADFGHEYVDCYYLISNNYAHLGLFQDAKKYAKEYLNKAPEGDFKEEAEQLISVLDIEEEEDEDDDWAFEEEDELMMHQESAFYYMERQQWKEALPVLEDMIRLFPDFVSAKHDYAVCLFFAGDEQEAIELEEERHEREPLSLHSMCNLAVFYYQQGRIEESQAHIQKLRNVYPIGEQQKLRVAATLTQVGEYEAAYDRFCRLEKGKLKGHLSYYKWFSIAAYHTGEPSKALSLWEEGCTRHPNLAEQGGPWQEG
- the trxB gene encoding thioredoxin-disulfide reductase; this translates as MSEETIYDVIIAGAGPAGMTAAVYTSRANLNTLMIERGIPGGQMANTEEVENYPGYEHILGPDLSNKMFDHAKKFGAEYAYGDIKEIIDGKEYKTVRAGNKEYKARSIIIGTGAQYKALGVPGESELGGRGVSYCAVCDGAFFKNKELVVVGGGDSAVEEGVYLTRFASKVTIVHRRDSLRAQQILQQRAFDNDKIDFIWDTEVTKINDQNGKVGSVSLVNNKTGEEYDKPIDGVFIYIGMIPLSKPFESIGITNENGYIETNEKMETKVPGIFAAGDIREKELRQIVTATGDGSIAAQSAQHYIENLLEEIGEA
- a CDS encoding 8-oxo-dGTP diphosphatase, yielding MQRVTNTVLRKNDEVLMLKKPRRGWYVVPGGKMEQGEHIKETAAREYREETGLTLKDPQLRSVFTFIMKDGEEVAHEWMMFTFYSEDYTGTLKGESPEGDLEWVPVPEVLKKPMAEGDKYYLQHILNNDSILYGTFMYTTDFELLDVTLDPMNP
- the hisA gene encoding 1-(5-phosphoribosyl)-5-[(5-phosphoribosylamino)methylideneamino]imidazole-4-carboxamide isomerase, which codes for MSSFTIYPAIDMKNGKCVRLEQGDFDKETIYGDSPFEVAKGFKDQGAEWIHMVDLDGAKEGKRINADHILSVVNELSVKVQMGGGIRNKEDAAYYLDRGVDRVIIGSLAISNPELTKELVAEYGSKIAIGLDARDGYVATDGWLTKSDRTAVEVGQYFAEAGVETFIYTDISKDGMMSGPSTDQIVDLAKQTGKEVIASGGVRNIADLVELKRYENQNVGGAIVGKAIYTKELPLRQALDEVNS